The nucleotide window AAGTCTTGGGAACTTTCAAGCCGATCGACAAATAGAATACCATCAAGATGATCTAATTCATGCTGAAAAATCCGGGCGACAAAATCTGTCAACTCCTGACGCTGTAAATTGCCGTAACGATCTAAATACTCAACCGTAATTGTATGATATCGAGGAACTAACCCCCGCAACCCAGGAACACTTAAACATCCTTCCCATCCTTTCACCTTTTCGGGGGAATGAGAAATAATTCTAGGGTTAATCATCGGGGTAGGGTTCATTTCGGGGGCGTTTGGATAACGAGGACTAGGACGGGAAGCCACAATAAATAAGCGATAAGATTGAGAGACTTGGGGCGCAGCAATCCCTACCCCATTGGCGGATGCTGCTGTGGCGATTAAATCATCAATTAGGGTTTGGAGGGTGATGTCAGTGATATTTTCTACAGATTGAGCATTTTGTCGTAGGATAGGATTACCTAACTGAGCAATTTCAAGGTCTTGAGTCATCAGTCAACTACCCCGACCCGAAGAAAGCTGAGGTCGGGGCTTGCGTCTGGACTCCACCTCAACTCCAAGAATCTTTGCAGACTCTTAGCTTTGGCTTCATCGTCCGACACATTAGGGGATGCTGACAAAATCCCCGTACTTATCCAGTCTTGCCGAATAAGTAACGCCCTTAATGCAATATTTCGTCCACCTACCAAATCGGCATGAAGTTGATAATCACAACTTTGGCAAACAAAATTTAGTCCTTTATTGGGTCTGTTTTCTTTAGATACATGACCACATTTAGGGCAACATTGGCTAGTGTAATTAGCCATAACTTTAATAGCTAAAGAACCATTCATGATAGCTTTGTAGTCAATACACGAATGTAGTTCGGCGAATGACCATTTAGCCTTATTTCTCTTAGCTTTTCGTTGTCTTTTACTAGCCCGTTTGCCAGATTTAGATTGAGTTCTTTCTCGAATATGAGCTAGCTGCTCTAAACCTATTAGACTGTTAGGTTGTGCTATGTGCTTGCTGATTTGGTGGTTAATACCAGCGATAAACCGTCTCTCTCTTCCAGATAATGCAACTAATCTGCGTTTAGCTGAACGAGTGCCT belongs to Gloeothece citriformis PCC 7424 and includes:
- the def gene encoding peptide deformylase; this encodes MTQDLEIAQLGNPILRQNAQSVENITDITLQTLIDDLIATAASANGVGIAAPQVSQSYRLFIVASRPSPRYPNAPEMNPTPMINPRIISHSPEKVKGWEGCLSVPGLRGLVPRYHTITVEYLDRYGNLQRQELTDFVARIFQHELDHLDGILFVDRLESSQDLYTEEEYQKIIDNG